Within Carassius gibelio isolate Cgi1373 ecotype wild population from Czech Republic chromosome A16, carGib1.2-hapl.c, whole genome shotgun sequence, the genomic segment actggttttgtggtcctgggtcacatatacactgaacaaaactaTAAGCACAAcagttttgtttttgcccccatttttcatgagctgaactcaaagatctaagactttttttatggacacaaaaggcctatttctctcaaatattgttcacaaatctgactaaacctgtgttagtgagcacttctcctttgccgagataatccgtccacctcacaggtgtggcatatcaagatgctggttagacagcatgattattgcacaggtgtgccttaggctggccacaatatgCAGGAATGTCCATaagagctgttgcccatgaattgaatgttcatttctctaccataagccatctccaaaggcgtttcagagaatttggcattacatccaaccagcctcacaaccgcagaccacgtgTTACCACACCAGCCGATGGCAGAAaatgggtgagcggtttgctgatttCAAGGTTGTGGattgagtggcccatggtggcagtggggttatggtactatgggcaggcatatgttatggataacgaacataaatgcattttattggtggcattttgaatgcacagagatactgtgATGAGATcctcctgaggcccattgttttGCCATTCATCTACGACCATCAACTCATGTTGTAGCATAATGCACGGCCCTATTTTGCAAAGATCTGTGCACAATTCcaggaagctgaaaacatcccagttcttgcatggccagcatactcaccggacatgtcaccattgagcatgtttgggatgctctggatcagcgTAAACGACGGCATGTTCCAGTTCCTGTCAATGTCCAGCAACTTCACATAgtcattgaagaggagtggaccaacattccacaggccgcaatcaacaacctgatcaactctatacGAAGGCGATTTGTTATactgcatgaggcaaatggtggGCACACTatatactgactggttttcggaccccCTGGACCCCCCcagtacagtaaaactgcacattttagagtggccttttattgttgccagcctaaggcacacctgtgcaataatcatgctgtctaatcagcatcttgatatgccacacctacGAGTTGGATGATATATCTCTGaaaaaaggagaagtgctcactaacacagattttgacagatttgtgaataatatttgagagaaataggccttttgcgtacatgtgtaaaaaaaaaatgtcattttgttttaCAAGTTTTACAAAGCCATGTaaccaacatgaatacaaagagtacatttctaagaacttgatgtgttttaaatgaaacatttcctTTTTTCTCTTACAGCCAGTTCACACCAAGAAAGATTACTATAAAATAACTAACAATAACTATATTACTATCCACATCAATGCACaatatatttctgtttatttgaagCATGTGCTGCAGTTATGctatctgccactttaaatgctcaaactCTTTAGAGTCTGGTggattgtgattggctgttaaTTAGTTAAGTCGGCTAAAATCATTCAAAGTGATTCCGAAGATATTGTTCCTTTGTGCTGTTACAGCCATGGTGTGGACTTGACTTGACGTATTCTCACAGAATTATCCTTGTGAACAGCCCTTTATCCTCACAGATTATAGGATGAAGCAAATAATTGCTTATCAGCTTCACTAGAGAAAATGTGTCTGAATATTTTATAAATCAACTCACTGTAACTGATAGACGCTCTTATTTTCGACCACACTTTGAACTTCAAATTGCCCAGGTATTCTGCGGTATCAATGAGCCCTCCTTGAACTGTTTCTGCTTCTTGGTTCATGTTCTGGGCTCTGAAAATACATTCAGAGGTCAGCACTgctgcttaaagggatactccatccccaaaatgaaaattgtcattaatcacttacccccatgtcgttccaaacccgtaaaagctttgttcatctttggaacacaatttaagatattttggatgaaaacagggaggcttgtgactgtccaattcaatacttttaaaacggtaccagTGCCTAAACAGTGCCTAAAGCGATACttctataaaaaagaaaaaaaaacggtcggtttgaaacgacatgggtttaagtgattaatgacaaaattttcattttgaggtggagTGTCCCTTTAACTTCAataatgagggggaaaaaaaagaagaaaggggTTAAATAAACCTGCTGACCTCTCCAACATGTCCTTGAAGCTCTATTGAAAATTGTAGgaaatataaaaagttaatggAAGACCAGCATACACTAAATTGTTTAGTTGATTTCAGAAGAAAAAGACCAGTTTGATAATTGGAATATATAGACTGTTagaatataaagtatatttttactACTTTTTCACGTTATTTGCTGTAGGTAACTGATTAAAattaaacagaatttaaaaaaagagagcgataaaGAAGAACAAATAAAGGGCTAACCTGAAGAAACTGGACGTCCCCAGTATGCAATTTACCTCTCAGTTCTTCGATCGTTTTTGGCAGAGATAATATTTCTTCATTAAtcttcacaattttgtttttcatGACCTGTGTTTTCTGGTTCTTTTCCTTCCTCAGTGCAACAAGCATGGCTTTTTCTTCATCATATAAAAGCTGGTGAAGATGCTTAAAGTCCTTTCTGATGGATTTCTCTGTGTGACTGGCCTGGTGCTGAAGaccaaatacacatacacaaatattaGCCTATATAATGTCATAGAAGTCTCacgaataataaaaataacaccaAAATCAAATTCATCCTTCTTACACATATATGCTCAGCTTGGTGACTGCATTCAAATTTGGCATGTTCTAGAATCTTCTTTTTTCTAGTCAAGAGATCCAGTTCACTGCGAAAAACTCTCTAAAATTAAGACAACATGAGTACATTAGAATATAAAAAGTGTTCCAAAATTGAAGGCCACTAAACACCACCAGGACTTACTATACCTTATGTTCCTCAGCGATCTCACTGACAGGGCGGCACGCGTGATTTCTGTGTTGGTGTGACTCTCTGCAAACCACACACATAAGCTCTTCATCATGCAGACAGAACAGACTCAGTCTCTCCCGGTGAACCTCGCACAGCTCCTCTGAAGGGCCCCGGTAATCCAGGAAAGCGAGACTCAAGTTTTTCAGAGCCAGGTTTACCGGAGGATTCTTGGTGGATCTTTTTCGGCACAGCGGACATTCTCTTGAACCTTTGGTCGTCCAGTATTGTTGGATACAGTCTCTGCACACACTGTGGCCACACCGAAGCAACACGGGATCACTGAAAATGTCACAGCAAACAGGACACGTAAAGTCCTCTTCAGTAAAGGGACGTTTCGACGCCATTTCTACCCGTTCAATCAGCCACTGTCTAGCTCGAAGCGCTAGCTCTAGCAAATTCAGTTATAAACACAAAAAATCACCTACAATTTGGACCTAACTTTCGCTTTCGTTTTCTTCGAAAGTGTGACTAAGTACACTTTCCTTTTAATTTAGTACTGATATCCGCTTTGAGAGTTTGGCGTGTCAGTTTGCTACTTGACATGGCCATCGGTGACTTTAATAACCACGCAATACGTTTTAAGACAACgttggagatttatttattagatcccatttatttttacaattcataaacacacagacacacataatgATTAGtttaaattccattttaatttcATAAGTGTAAACTAAAAATAGACAGGGCTGCGCATCATAATATCAGTTAAGAACTGAAACATTGATCACGTCCTTCCAGTGGAGAAAATATGAATGACAAGATGTGGTTTCgttaaaactaaaattttaaaacagCTCTTGAATTATCGGtccatatttattgaaatacatTGATTGGGCATTGattgaggtaaaaatatataagaaaCCAGGAAAAAAAgatgttattaatattaacataatcTGAATACAACACGTTACAGTAGCagtctgtataaaaaaaataaaaaataattcccaACAGATTAAATAAATGTGCCCATGTCATTAACATTATTGGTGATTTATAGATGCATTTAGGGTGC encodes:
- the LOC128031107 gene encoding nuclear factor 7, brain, producing MASKRPFTEEDFTCPVCCDIFSDPVLLRCGHSVCRDCIQQYWTTKGSRECPLCRKRSTKNPPVNLALKNLSLAFLDYRGPSEELCEVHRERLSLFCLHDEELMCVVCRESHQHRNHACRPVSEIAEEHKRVFRSELDLLTRKKKILEHAKFECSHQAEHICHQASHTEKSIRKDFKHLHQLLYDEEKAMLVALRKEKNQKTQVMKNKIVKINEEILSLPKTIEELRGKLHTGDVQFLQSFKDMLERAQNMNQEAETVQGGLIDTAEYLGNLKFKVWSKIRASISYTPVVLDPNTANSQLILSEDLTCVRDRDEQEEEDIVGVQLPDNPERFDRCPCVLGSVGYSSGTHIWDVDVGDSTFWMLGVTTESAKRKGTNSFPSEVWCIGYDNNTLSLKAPQESCISLIWCEKPKQVRVNLNLAEGQISFSDPLSKTLYHTFTTRYTEKFFPFFCSLCSISSLRILPVVKLSKRDIKSV